The Sorangiineae bacterium MSr11367 genome window below encodes:
- a CDS encoding long-chain-fatty-acid--CoA ligase gives MHVSLSPMEFARRARALYADRIAVIDGELRLTYAEFFDRCDRWSRVLAGFGVRHGDRVAYIAPNTHAQLESFYAVPALGAVVVPLNYRLIADDFAYMIEHSGSKVVCVHSDYLDAVDSIRARCPQVTHWVALEGARAGWLDYEALVAAADPGPLPAVTIDEKDLLTINYTSGTTSRPKGVMITHRNAWVNCVGTLVHHPMTSSDNYLWTLPMFHANGWTFVWINTAVGATHVCLRKVDPASVFEHLEREKITLLCAAPTVLISIASAPDELRQRAPRGVRVLTAGAPPAASTIERIESELGWSLLHVYGLTETSPFITVCEPRDTDAGLSLQERARIKARQGVELITSGELRVVDDAMHDVPRDGQTIGEIVVRGNAVMDGYFRDPEATERAFQGGFFHSGDSAVTHPDGYVEIRDRMKDVIISGGENISSIEVEGVLLRHPAVQEVAVVGMPHEKWGEAPHAFVVLKQGKTATEAELRTFARDNMAHFKAPQAFHFVKELPKTATGKIQKYVLRGGRSGISTQ, from the coding sequence ATGCACGTGTCACTCTCGCCCATGGAGTTCGCGCGCCGCGCGCGGGCGCTCTACGCCGATAGAATTGCGGTGATCGATGGTGAGCTGAGGCTCACGTATGCCGAGTTCTTCGATCGATGCGATCGCTGGTCGCGCGTGCTCGCGGGGTTCGGCGTGCGGCATGGCGATCGCGTGGCGTACATCGCGCCGAACACGCATGCGCAGCTGGAGTCGTTCTACGCGGTGCCGGCGCTGGGGGCGGTGGTGGTGCCGCTCAATTACCGGCTCATCGCCGACGACTTCGCGTACATGATCGAGCATAGCGGCTCGAAGGTGGTGTGCGTCCACTCGGACTACCTCGACGCGGTCGACTCGATCCGTGCGCGCTGTCCGCAGGTGACACACTGGGTTGCGCTGGAGGGAGCGCGTGCGGGGTGGCTCGATTACGAGGCGCTCGTGGCGGCGGCCGACCCGGGGCCTCTCCCGGCGGTGACCATCGACGAGAAGGACCTGCTCACCATCAATTATACGAGCGGCACCACCTCGCGGCCGAAGGGCGTGATGATCACGCACCGCAACGCATGGGTGAACTGCGTGGGGACGCTGGTTCACCATCCGATGACCAGCTCGGACAATTATCTGTGGACCTTGCCGATGTTCCACGCCAACGGGTGGACCTTCGTGTGGATCAACACGGCGGTGGGGGCGACGCACGTTTGCCTGCGCAAGGTCGACCCGGCGTCGGTGTTCGAGCACCTCGAGCGGGAGAAGATCACGCTGCTGTGCGCGGCGCCGACCGTGCTCATCTCGATTGCCAGTGCGCCCGACGAGCTGCGGCAGCGCGCTCCGCGCGGGGTGCGCGTGCTCACGGCGGGGGCGCCGCCGGCGGCGAGCACCATCGAGCGCATCGAGTCGGAGCTCGGGTGGTCGCTCTTGCACGTGTACGGGCTCACCGAGACGTCGCCCTTCATCACCGTGTGCGAGCCGCGCGATACCGATGCGGGTCTTTCGCTGCAGGAGCGGGCGCGCATCAAGGCGCGGCAGGGCGTGGAGCTCATCACGTCGGGCGAGCTGCGCGTGGTCGACGATGCGATGCACGACGTGCCGCGCGATGGGCAGACCATCGGCGAAATCGTGGTGCGTGGCAATGCGGTGATGGACGGCTACTTCCGCGATCCCGAGGCTACCGAGCGCGCTTTCCAAGGTGGCTTCTTCCACAGCGGCGACTCCGCGGTGACCCATCCCGACGGCTACGTCGAGATCCGCGACCGCATGAAGGACGTGATCATCAGCGGCGGCGAGAACATCTCCAGCATCGAGGTGGAGGGCGTGCTCTTGCGGCATCCGGCGGTGCAGGAGGTGGCGGTGGTGGGCATGCCCCACGAGAAGTGGGGCGAGGCGCCGCACGCGTTCGTGGTGCTCAAGCAGGGCAAGACCGCGACGGAGGCCGAGCTGCGCACCTTCGCACGGGACAACATGGCGCACTTCAAGGCGCCGCAGGCGTTTCACTTCGTGAAGGAGCTGCCCAAGACGGCCACGGGCAAGATACAAAAATACGTACTGCGTGGAGGCCGGTCAGGCATCTCCACGCAGTAG